The proteins below are encoded in one region of Microbacterium pygmaeum:
- a CDS encoding MerR family transcriptional regulator, whose protein sequence is MSASSNSLALTMKDAAKLVGVDYRTIKLGIENGTIPTVQLGPRRMIPRVPLLRAFGVDV, encoded by the coding sequence ATGAGCGCGTCATCCAATTCACTTGCACTCACAATGAAGGACGCCGCGAAACTTGTCGGCGTCGACTACCGCACGATCAAGCTCGGCATTGAGAACGGGACCATTCCCACGGTCCAGCTCGGCCCGCGCCGGATGATTCCCCGCGTCCCGCTCTTGCGCGCCTTCGGCGTCGACGTTTGA
- a CDS encoding Sec23/Sec24 zinc finger-containing protein, protein MTRFADVDWYCDRCNAHLNYQDGFNDNKYTWKCTECQHKNSISRDNIYSSEQDFRTGGDPVGY, encoded by the coding sequence ATGACGCGATTCGCCGACGTCGACTGGTACTGCGACCGCTGTAACGCGCACCTCAACTATCAAGACGGTTTCAACGACAACAAGTACACGTGGAAGTGCACCGAGTGCCAGCACAAGAACAGCATTTCCAGGGATAACATCTATTCATCTGAGCAGGACTTCCGAACGGGCGGAGATCCGGTTGGCTATTGA